The Acropora muricata isolate sample 2 chromosome 5, ASM3666990v1, whole genome shotgun sequence genome includes a window with the following:
- the LOC136917685 gene encoding transcription factor ETV6-like has protein sequence MSDQVTIRVLIDDGTPRIPFPLRMHLSLTVYRLKQMIEAQEGFTVSEQEVFFQGRTLQDNLTLGQQDVQQDAQVDIRVNFQDIPSPTRKKGSTSTSEDCVVPDIDDEDNVFNFNQPRVPADPRMWNKWEVVEWLKWATDRYSIRDVMADKFLMNGKGLCMLGVEGFLYRVPKGGEVLHSDFNKRVIAAVEQSRHLQSYLNPGTSNFYYVY, from the exons ATGAGTGACCAAGTCACTATCCG TGTGCTAATAGACGATGGAACGCCACGAATTCCTTTCCCTCTGCGAATGCATTTATCTCTGACAGTTTACCGACTCAAACAAATGATAGAAGCACAAGAAGGTTTCACGGTTTCGGAACAAGAAGTCTTCTTTCAAGGAAGAACG CTGCAAGATAACCTTACTCTTGGGCAGCAGGACGTGCAACAGGACGCACAGGTCGATATTCGAGTGAATTTTCAAG ACATCCCGTCACCGACAAGAAAAAAGGGAAGTACGTCAACTAGTGAAGATTGTGTTGTTCCAGATATTGATGATGAGGATAATGTCTTCAATTTTAATCAGCCCAGAGTTCCAGCTG ATCCTCGAATGTGGAACAAGTGGGAAGTTGTGGAATGGCTGAAATGGGCTACTGACAGATACAGCATACGAGATGTTATGGCAGACAAATTCTTGATGAATGGAAAAGGCTTGTGCATGCTGGGAGTGGAAGGTTTCCTGTACAGGGTCCCAAAAGGTGGAGAAGTCTTGCACAGTGACTTCAATAAGCGAGTGATTGCAGCCGTTGAGCAGTCACGACACTTGCAGAGCTACTTAAATCCTGGCACTTCAAACTTTTACTATGTGTACTGA